One genomic window of Helicobacter canis includes the following:
- a CDS encoding aspartate-semialdehyde dehydrogenase, whose protein sequence is MKNYTIAIVGATGAVGEEIINILEEEQFPVASILPLASANSLGKSVEICGKEVPVLATDDEVFNKHKIDITFFSAGGSVSERFADIAAASGALVIDNTSFFRMCDDVPLVVPEVNPNDIAHAPRNIIANPNCSTIQMVQVLAPLHKAFGIKRVDVSTYQAASGAGKRGMEELIVQMQKFFSFELESCVPEVFAHRLALNAIPHIDVFLDNDYTKEEMKMIKETHKIMHADFPISATCVRVPVLRSHSESITIRFTQKVDGKMAKEILESAPNIIVLDDPSTHSYPMPSIATDTNHTYVGRIRKDNFDDTILHLWCVADQIRVGAATNAVRIAQKWIELEQKS, encoded by the coding sequence ATGAAAAACTACACTATCGCCATTGTAGGTGCTACTGGTGCAGTGGGTGAAGAAATCATCAACATACTAGAAGAGGAGCAATTTCCGGTAGCATCGATCCTGCCACTTGCTAGTGCTAATAGCCTAGGCAAATCTGTAGAGATTTGTGGCAAAGAAGTGCCTGTGCTAGCTACTGATGATGAAGTGTTTAACAAACACAAGATAGATATAACATTTTTCTCTGCTGGCGGCAGTGTGAGCGAGCGATTTGCCGATATTGCTGCTGCTTCTGGCGCACTTGTGATTGATAATACAAGCTTTTTCCGTATGTGTGATGATGTGCCTTTGGTTGTCCCAGAAGTCAATCCCAATGACATCGCCCACGCTCCACGCAATATCATCGCCAATCCCAACTGCTCCACAATCCAAATGGTGCAAGTGCTAGCACCACTACATAAGGCATTTGGCATAAAAAGAGTAGATGTAAGCACTTATCAAGCCGCAAGTGGGGCAGGCAAGCGCGGTATGGAAGAGCTAATTGTGCAAATGCAAAAGTTCTTTTCCTTTGAGCTAGAATCCTGTGTGCCAGAAGTGTTTGCCCATCGCCTAGCCCTTAATGCAATCCCTCATATCGATGTCTTTTTAGATAATGACTACACAAAAGAAGAAATGAAAATGATTAAAGAAACGCACAAGATTATGCACGCAGATTTTCCTATCAGTGCCACTTGTGTGCGCGTGCCTGTTTTACGCAGTCATAGCGAATCTATCACCATAAGATTTACCCAAAAAGTTGATGGCAAAATGGCAAAAGAGATTCTAGAATCTGCACCAAACATCATTGTCTTAGATGATCCTAGCACACATTCTTATCCTATGCCATCTATTGCCACAGATACAAATCACACCTATGTAGGTAGAATCCGCAAGGATAATTTTGATGACACGATATTACATTTATGGTGCGTAGCTGATCAAATCCGCGTAGGAGCAGCTACCAATGCCGTGCGTATCGCACAAAAATGGATCGAACTAGAGCAAAAATCTTA
- the nspC gene encoding carboxynorspermidine decarboxylase, translated as MQNPHIDYFSIPSPSYILESTKLDSNLAILDTIQKESGAKILLALKGYAFWRRFHNVRQVLSGSAASGIYEARLGFEEIGGRESQKEVCVFSPAFKPQEIAALLPIATHIIFNSFAQYQKFKPTIQEKNKQLQSLGLSPISMGLRVNPLYSEVTPPIYNPCAPQSRLGITPDEFQKGVESYGLADICGLHFHTHCEQDSYALERTLEHIEKHFGTYIPQMQWINFGGGHHITRADYDTHHLITLIKNFRQRHNQIKVFLEPGEAVGWQCGFLLAEVVDIVENSGSIAILDVSASAHMPDCLEMPYRPQCAKISKENAMLEQDLGEMQGAYHYRFGGPTCLSGDVIGDFSFDTPLCVGDRILFFDMLHYTIVKNTTFNGVPLPSLGVIENNRFSLLKSFTYTDYKERN; from the coding sequence ATGCAAAATCCACATATTGACTACTTCTCTATCCCATCGCCTAGCTATATCCTAGAATCCACAAAACTGGATTCTAATCTCGCCATACTTGATACAATCCAAAAAGAAAGTGGCGCAAAGATTCTACTCGCGCTTAAAGGCTATGCTTTTTGGCGGAGATTCCACAATGTGCGCCAAGTTTTAAGCGGTAGTGCTGCAAGTGGAATCTATGAAGCAAGGCTTGGATTTGAAGAAATAGGTGGCAGAGAGAGCCAAAAAGAAGTATGTGTGTTTTCCCCGGCTTTTAAGCCACAAGAAATTGCCGCCCTACTTCCCATAGCCACGCACATTATTTTTAACTCTTTTGCACAATATCAAAAATTTAAACCAACTATCCAAGAAAAAAACAAACAATTACAATCCCTTGGGCTATCACCCATTTCAATGGGCTTGCGTGTCAATCCGCTTTATAGTGAAGTAACCCCACCTATCTATAATCCTTGCGCTCCACAAAGCAGACTTGGCATCACACCAGATGAGTTTCAAAAAGGTGTAGAATCCTATGGTCTTGCCGATATTTGTGGGCTACACTTTCACACACATTGCGAGCAAGACTCCTATGCGCTAGAGCGCACACTAGAGCATATAGAGAAGCATTTTGGCACATATATCCCACAAATGCAGTGGATAAACTTCGGTGGTGGTCATCATATCACTAGGGCAGATTATGACACACACCATCTCATCACGCTCATAAAAAACTTCCGCCAAAGACATAACCAAATTAAGGTCTTCTTAGAGCCCGGTGAAGCGGTTGGTTGGCAGTGTGGATTCTTGCTTGCAGAAGTCGTGGATATTGTGGAAAATAGCGGATCTATTGCGATTTTAGATGTGAGTGCATCTGCACATATGCCTGATTGCCTAGAAATGCCCTATCGCCCACAATGTGCCAAAATCAGCAAAGAAAACGCTATGCTTGAGCAAGATTTAGGCGAGATGCAAGGTGCATATCACTATCGCTTCGGCGGTCCTACTTGTCTCTCTGGTGATGTGATTGGAGATTTTAGCTTTGATACGCCCTTGTGTGTTGGCGATAGAATCCTGTTTTTTGATATGCTGCATTACACTATTGTCAAAAACACAACTTTCAACGGCGTGCCACTCCCTAGCCTTGGTGTCATAGAAAACAATCGCTTTAGCCTATTGAAATCTTTTACCTATACAGATTATAAAGAGCGCAATTAA
- a CDS encoding chemotaxis protein has product MSNLSQVDQVTNLHKNNELQLLCFRLEKGKDLYAVNVFKIREVVKYRGVITIVSHEPSSLVEGLITIRELTIPLIDMRKWFFYDSANKTKDLRPYKIQQDGSDDIVMICEFSRWTIGVRVYEADRILSKKWTEIEQSTGSVGSNPTSKLVSRTRYFDGRLVQVVDIEKMLVDVFPWIEKEKEEDLQKISRIHTNKEVLLADDSPSVLKTMRIILDRIGVTHHDFLNGKRLLDHLFAPTTNVNDIGLIITDLEMPEASGFEVIKQVKANAQTAHIPIVVNSSMSGSSNEEMAMSLKANDFISKSNPLDVERVIKNFMIK; this is encoded by the coding sequence ATGTCAAATCTATCTCAAGTCGATCAGGTTACCAATCTCCATAAAAATAACGAACTCCAGCTTTTATGCTTCCGCCTTGAAAAAGGCAAAGATCTCTATGCGGTAAATGTTTTTAAAATCCGTGAAGTCGTAAAATATCGCGGTGTCATCACAATCGTAAGCCACGAGCCAAGCTCTCTTGTAGAAGGGCTGATCACGATCCGCGAGCTTACTATCCCACTTATTGATATGCGCAAGTGGTTTTTCTATGATAGTGCAAATAAAACTAAAGATCTGCGCCCCTATAAAATCCAGCAAGATGGCAGCGATGATATTGTGATGATTTGTGAGTTTTCTCGCTGGACAATTGGCGTGCGCGTGTATGAAGCAGATAGAATCTTAAGCAAAAAATGGACAGAGATAGAGCAAAGCACCGGATCAGTAGGCAGCAACCCCACTAGCAAGCTAGTAAGCCGCACGCGTTATTTTGATGGACGCTTGGTGCAAGTTGTCGATATAGAAAAAATGCTTGTTGATGTTTTCCCTTGGATAGAGAAAGAAAAGGAAGAAGACTTGCAGAAAATCTCTCGTATCCACACCAACAAAGAAGTCTTGCTTGCTGATGATAGCCCAAGCGTGCTAAAAACAATGCGCATTATCCTTGATCGCATTGGCGTAACGCACCACGATTTCTTAAACGGCAAGAGATTGCTTGATCATCTCTTTGCTCCTACTACAAATGTCAATGATATAGGGCTTATCATCACCGACTTGGAAATGCCAGAGGCAAGCGGCTTTGAGGTGATTAAACAAGTCAAAGCAAACGCACAAACAGCACATATCCCTATTGTTGTCAATTCATCAATGAGCGGTAGCAGCAACGAAGAAATGGCAATGTCTCTTAAGGCAAATGATTTCATATCCAAATCCAATCCGCTTGATGTAGAACGCGTTATCAAAAATTTTATGATCAAATAA
- a CDS encoding LL-diaminopimelate aminotransferase has protein sequence MFDEITFDKIKRLPKYVFAAINEIKLAMRQNGEDVIDFSMGNPDGPTPQHIVNKLCEAAQKPKNHGYSVSRGIFKLRVAICDWYKRKYGVDLDPNTQACVTMGSKEGYVHLVQAITNPGDTAIVPDPAYPIHYYAFILSGANVARFPLEWNEKSELCYEAFFDNLTRVLRESIPKPKFVVVNFPHNPTAVIVYKDFYERLVAMARQERFYIISDIAYADLSFNGYKTPSIFEVKGAIDVAVETYTLSKSYNMAGWRVGFVVGNDKIVDALQKIKSWLDYGIYTPMQVAATIALNSSQQCVKDITNTYKKRMDILVQTFCDAGWEIQASRASMFVWAALPKQCEHLGSMEFSKRLLQEAKIAVSPGIGFGEKGEGYVRIALIENEKRIRQAAKNLKAFLKQF, from the coding sequence ATGTTTGATGAAATAACTTTTGACAAGATCAAAAGACTGCCAAAATATGTATTTGCCGCTATCAATGAAATCAAGCTTGCTATGCGCCAAAATGGCGAAGATGTGATTGATTTTTCTATGGGCAATCCAGATGGACCGACTCCACAACACATAGTCAATAAACTTTGCGAAGCCGCCCAAAAGCCCAAAAATCACGGCTACTCTGTGAGTAGGGGGATTTTTAAGCTACGCGTGGCAATTTGTGATTGGTATAAGCGCAAATATGGCGTAGATCTTGATCCAAACACACAAGCGTGCGTAACTATGGGTAGCAAAGAAGGCTATGTGCATCTTGTGCAAGCAATCACAAATCCGGGCGATACAGCCATAGTCCCAGACCCAGCCTACCCTATCCATTACTATGCCTTTATCCTAAGTGGCGCGAATGTTGCTCGCTTCCCCCTAGAGTGGAACGAAAAAAGCGAGCTGTGCTATGAAGCATTTTTTGATAATCTCACGCGTGTTTTAAGAGAATCTATCCCAAAGCCGAAATTTGTTGTTGTCAATTTTCCACACAATCCCACTGCAGTCATTGTCTATAAAGATTTTTATGAGCGATTAGTCGCTATGGCAAGGCAAGAGCGATTTTATATCATTAGCGATATTGCGTATGCGGACCTAAGCTTTAATGGCTACAAAACGCCTTCTATCTTTGAAGTTAAGGGCGCGATTGATGTAGCCGTAGAGACTTATACACTAAGCAAAAGCTACAATATGGCGGGCTGGCGCGTGGGCTTTGTCGTGGGGAATGACAAAATAGTCGATGCATTGCAAAAGATAAAAAGCTGGCTTGATTATGGTATTTACACTCCTATGCAAGTCGCCGCGACAATCGCGCTAAATTCTTCACAACAATGTGTCAAAGATATTACTAATACCTACAAAAAGCGTATGGATATTCTTGTGCAGACATTTTGCGATGCAGGCTGGGAGATCCAAGCTAGTCGTGCAAGTATGTTTGTATGGGCTGCTCTGCCCAAACAATGCGAACATTTGGGGAGTATGGAATTTTCTAAGCGACTCTTACAAGAAGCAAAAATCGCAGTGAGTCCGGGGATTGGCTTTGGTGAGAAAGGCGAAGGATATGTAAGAATAGCCCTTATAGAAAATGAGAAAAGGATCCGCCAAGCAGCCAAGAATCTCAAGGCGTTTTTGAAACAATTTTAA
- the rlmB gene encoding 23S rRNA (guanosine(2251)-2'-O)-methyltransferase RlmB, with translation MIIYGKQIVLYAIAHHSDKICELYLAKEVDSRLFATIKSCRKPILRLDSKKAQALARGGNHQGVLARITPLESTSFAHIKQCQKILVLCGISDMGNIGGIFRSAYALGVEAIIIAQIKSPKIEQILRASSGAAFGLPFCVVENILDRINELKMAGFALYGADMRGDNIAHFNPAKKWAMFLGDESQGLYDKIAKKLDRILSIQMHNSFDSLNVSVAAGIMMAYLDSNKG, from the coding sequence ATGATCATCTACGGCAAACAAATCGTGCTATATGCAATAGCCCATCACAGCGATAAAATCTGTGAGCTATATTTAGCCAAAGAAGTGGATTCTAGGCTTTTTGCCACGATCAAATCCTGCCGTAAGCCCATCTTGCGCCTTGATAGTAAAAAGGCTCAAGCCCTAGCGCGTGGCGGCAATCATCAAGGCGTATTAGCGCGTATCACTCCGCTAGAATCCACCTCCTTTGCCCATATCAAGCAATGCCAAAAAATCCTTGTGCTATGTGGGATTAGCGATATGGGCAATATCGGTGGGATTTTCCGCAGTGCTTATGCCCTAGGCGTTGAAGCCATCATCATCGCCCAAATCAAATCCCCCAAAATCGAGCAGATTTTACGCGCATCATCTGGGGCGGCATTTGGCTTGCCATTTTGTGTGGTAGAAAATATCCTTGATCGTATCAATGAGCTAAAAATGGCAGGCTTTGCTCTGTATGGGGCAGATATGCGTGGAGACAACATCGCCCACTTCAATCCCGCCAAAAAGTGGGCGATGTTTCTAGGCGATGAATCGCAAGGTTTGTATGATAAAATTGCCAAAAAACTCGATAGAATATTATCCATACAAATGCACAACAGCTTTGATTCGCTTAATGTGAGTGTGGCAGCGGGCATTATGATGGCGTATTTAGATTCTAACAAAGGCTAA
- the rsmI gene encoding 16S rRNA (cytidine(1402)-2'-O)-methyltransferase yields the protein MLLLVPTPIGNLGDITIRSLCALASAEIVLCEDTRVAKRLYTLLADRFSTLLSMLDSSATTLDPQARQFIPLHSHNQQKLFASFTQEFFHANVIYISDAGMPSICDPGAELVRYCIEHKIDYDVLPGACALVAGWAMSGISSQEFVFGGFLAHKKHDRKHQILRLLESRVPVIFYESPHRLLESLQDIAELLPSGHITAIKEISKLYQTHTQGTPQEVLQALRQANTQGEWILILQATIPPRIHFYESDILALPLAPKHKAKLLSRLNGIDTKTLYEQILRDQSRCDEGGL from the coding sequence GTGCTACTGCTTGTCCCCACACCTATAGGGAATCTCGGCGATATTACCATACGAAGTCTTTGCGCTCTTGCTAGCGCGGAGATCGTCCTATGTGAAGACACAAGAGTAGCCAAAAGACTTTATACACTACTAGCTGATCGCTTTAGCACGCTGCTATCTATGCTTGATAGCAGTGCTACTACACTAGACCCACAAGCAAGGCAATTTATCCCCCTACACTCACACAATCAGCAAAAGCTCTTTGCAAGCTTTACGCAAGAATTTTTCCACGCTAATGTGATTTACATAAGCGATGCAGGTATGCCAAGCATTTGCGATCCGGGGGCGGAGCTTGTGCGCTACTGCATAGAACATAAAATAGACTATGATGTGCTGCCCGGGGCTTGCGCGCTTGTGGCAGGCTGGGCGATGAGTGGTATCAGCTCGCAAGAATTTGTCTTTGGCGGATTTCTTGCGCATAAAAAGCACGATAGAAAGCACCAAATCTTGCGCTTATTAGAATCTCGTGTGCCTGTCATTTTCTATGAAAGCCCACATAGACTGCTAGAATCCTTGCAAGACATCGCAGAGCTACTGCCTAGTGGGCATATCACTGCTATCAAAGAGATCAGCAAGCTCTACCAAACCCACACACAAGGCACGCCACAAGAAGTGCTACAAGCCTTGCGACAAGCAAACACGCAGGGCGAGTGGATTCTAATCCTGCAAGCTACAATTCCGCCTAGAATCCACTTTTATGAAAGCGATATTCTCGCCTTGCCCCTAGCCCCCAAGCACAAGGCAAAGCTCCTATCGCGCCTAAATGGCATAGACACCAAAACGCTCTATGAGCAAATTTTGCGCGACCAAAGCAGATGTGATGAAGGTGGGCTATGA
- the rpmE gene encoding 50S ribosomal protein L31: protein MKKGIHPEYIPCKVTCVTSGKEIEVLSTKPELRIDISSFCHPFYTGSDKIADATGRVEKFRQKYNLK, encoded by the coding sequence ATGAAAAAAGGCATCCACCCAGAATATATCCCCTGCAAAGTAACTTGCGTAACAAGCGGCAAAGAAATCGAAGTCCTTAGCACAAAGCCCGAGCTTCGTATCGATATATCAAGCTTCTGCCACCCCTTTTACACAGGAAGCGATAAAATCGCCGATGCAACAGGGCGAGTAGAGAAATTCCGCCAAAAATACAACCTAAAATAG